The Halobacteriovoraceae bacterium genomic interval TTTTTTGATAAATTAATAATAAAACTCGATGATAAAGTTTATACTGATTCCATTAGTCAGGCCAAATATTTGGAAGAACAAGAAATTGCTGGATCAAATCAATTGTCTTGCATAGGTGAGGGGAGTTTTGGAGGAATTGATCTTGAAAAATTTGATATCGAAAAAAAACAAAAATACCGAGAAGAAATCCGAAAAGCACTTTCGATTTCAAATTCTGAATCTGTCATCGTTTTTATCGGAAGAATAGTAAGGGATAAAGGTATTGTCGAACTCGTTCAAACCTTTGAAAATTTAAATCAATTCGTACCAAATATAAAACTACTTCTTGTTGGGCCATTTGAAGATTCTGGCGATCCTGTTCCTGAAAAAACAAAAATATCCATCGAGCAAAATCCTAATATTTTAACCGTAGGACATCGCAGTGATGTTGAAAAATATATTTGTGCTTCGGATCTCCTCTGTCTCCCTTCTTATAGGGAAGGATTTCCTACTGTTGTACTTGAGGCCGCTGCTTTAGAAGTCCCTTCAGTAGTTGCTGACGTGATTGGATCTATTGACACCATCATTCACAATGAAACAGGTCTTCTCTACACACTTAAAGATGATGGAGAACTTTCTCAAAGTCTGTCACAACTGATAACAGATATTGATAAAAGAATTGAATTAGGAATAAATGCAAGAAAACGAGTTATTGAAAAATTTTCAGTTGAAAGCGTAAAAACTGCTTATATCGCAGAATACAAGAGGATACTAAGTTGAAAAGAATCATAGACATTTTACTTGGAATATTTGCTTTTTTGCTTCTTCTTATTCCCTTTCTTATAGTTTGGGTAATGGTTAAAATAACCAGCAAAGGTCCCGCTCTCTATTGGTCAAAAAGAATTGGGAAAAATAATGAAATATTTCTCATGCCTAAGTTTAGATCTATGAAAATTGATACTCCCCAATTGGCCACCCACCTTCTTTCAAACTCTCAAGATTATCTTACACCAGTAGGTAAGTTTATTAGAAAAACAAGCCTTGATGAAATCCCTCAACTCTACTCAATTTTAAAAGGCGACATGAGTTTTGTTGGCCCCAGGCCTGCCCTTTATAATCAAGATGATTTAATTGCACTTAGAACAGAGAAAGGAATTCATAAACTAACACCAGGCCTAACAGGTTGGGCCCAAATCAACGGACGTGATGAAATACCTATCCCTCAAAAAGTAGATCTTGACTATGAATATTTCACAAAGGCCAGTGTACTTTTTGATCTGAAAATACTTTTTCTTACAGCGTATAAAGTTGCTTTTGGAAAAGATATTTCACATTAATTTTTCATTGAAATTATTTTCAATATTTCCAACTGGTTCACTCGGACTGTATTCCTCAACAACTTCTTTAAGGGATTTCTTAACATCTTCAACGGATGTATTCGGTGGCAAGTTGAGGAGATAGTCAAGCTTCGCTTTGAAATTGTCGGATAGAACACTCGTTTTTGAAATGAGTATTTTGGGATGTTCAGTACTTTTTGTATTTTCTGAATCGTAAAACAATTCTTCAAATAACTTTTCGCCAGGTCGTATCCCCGTGATTTCAATATCAATGTCTTCACCTAATTTTAGGCCAGAAAGCAAGATCATTTGCTTGGCCAAATCATAGATTTTAACAGGATCTCCCATTTTCAAAACAAATATCTCTCCCCCCTCTCCAAGCGCTCCGGCCTGAATGACGAGTTGAGTTGCCTCGGGAATAGACATAAAATATCTTTTGATCTCTTTATGAGTAACTGTTATTGGCCCACCTTTTTCAATCTGTTTTTTAAACAAAGGAATAACACTACCACTACTGCCTAGCACATTGCCAAATCTGACAATCATAAACTTCGTTTTGAAAGAGTCATTTTGCAAATCTAAACAAACCATCTCGGCAATTCTTTTGGTTGTTCCCATTACATTTGTTGGATTGATGGCCTTATCGGTTGAAACTAAAACAAATTTCTCAATGTCATATTTTCGAGAAAGACTTGCAACTATTTTTGTTCCATAAATATTAGTTTGTATGGATTCAAGAGGATTAAATTCCATGATCGGTACGTGTTTGTAAGCTGCAGCATGAAACACAACATTTGGTGTGTAGTTTAGAAAAATGGATTCCATTTTCTCCAGATTTCTCACATCAGCTATTTTATAGATAATGTTTTGTGAAGGAAAAGCTTCTATTAACTCTTGTTCGAGTTCATAGATAAAAAGTTCAGTTTGATCTAAGGCAATTAAAAACTTAGGCGAAAGTTGGCAAACTTGACGACATAACTCTCTTCCAATTGAACCTCCCGCACCTGTTATGAGGACAATCTTTTCTGAAATCATTGATTTCAATGATTGAATGTCCAAATCAACACTTTCTCGGCCTAAAAGATCTTCTGGCCCAACTCGTCTTAATTGTGAAAATTCTACTCTCCCATGAATAATATCTTTCATTCTAGGGAGAGTTTTTATTTCAATATTAAAACCTTTAAACCTTTCAACTATATTTCGAATTTGTGAACTAGAAGCAGAAGGAATCGCTATAAAGGCCTGCTTCACTCCTTGCTTTTCTACTAAATCAGGTATGATTTCACTCGTTCCCAAAACTTTAATACCCCTAATCGTCCTGCCTTTTTTAGATAGATCGTCATCTATAAAACCAACGGGCTCAAGTAGGATATTAGGATTTTGAATCATCTCTCTAACCAGTTGTTCTCCACCACTTCCAGCTCCAATGATAATCACCTTTTCAAATTCTACACCACTGGTATGGTATTTGTTTTTCATAGTTTTTGAGTCGTGCCAAAGTCTATAAATAAATCTTCCACCACCAAGCCCCATAACAAGTAGTAAAAAATTTATAATAGAAAAAGATCTAGGTATTTGTTCTAATCGAAAAAATAAGAAGAGCAAAACCATTGACATCACTGTTCCAGATAATGCTCCTTTAATGACACGAATGAGATCTGGAGTACTAGAAAATCTCCAAATTCCCCGATATAGACCATTAAAATACAAACAGGATAGACAAGTTATGAAATGAACAATTGTATAATAAGGAAAAAATTTAAAAGTAAAAATATCTGGAACAAGTTCACCAAAACGGATTGAAAAAGATAAAAAATATGAAATGAGTACGATACCTGCATCATAGATAGAGATAACAATCTTTTTTTGCCACAATTTAAGTGTTGAGAGGTTTTTAATCATAAATAACTCCAGAGCGAAAACATATCAGATTATTTAATTGTTTCATAGTTTTTGCTCATAAATAATGCAAGGCAATTTAATCGACATCTCTTCCGAGATGATTTATCTTTAAACTAGGGGGAAAAGTGAAAACAGCTGTCATATCCGGAGTTTCTGGCCAAGATGGTAGTTATTTAGCGAAATATCTACTTGAGAAAAATTATAAAGTCGTAGGTTTAGTCAGAAATGATCATTTTGAAATTGCAGGGCATAAGTATTTAAAAATTAATAATTTAATTCAACTTGTTGAAATTGATCTACTGGATGAAATTAAACTAAACTCAGTGCTCTCTCAAATTAAACCCTCGGAAATATATCATCTTGCTGCACAAAGTTCAGTCGGTGAGTCATTTAAAAGACCAAAAGAGACTTTTAATTTTAACATTAATTCAACGCTTAATTTCTTAAATTGGATAAAAGATTATTCGCCTCAAACCAAATATTATCAGGCCTCCAGCAGTGAAATCTATGGCAAAGTAGAACAACTTCCTATTTGTGAATCTACTCCCTTACATCCACTTAGTCCTTACGCAGTTTCTAAGGCCTCTGCTCATTGGGCCACTATAAATTACCGTGAATCATTTGGATTATTTGCTTGCTGCGGAATTCTTTTTAATCATGAATCAGTTTTGCGAAGAGACAATTTTTTTGTCAAAAAAGTGATAAAAGAAGCTCTTGAAATCAAAAATGGCCAAAGATCAAAAATGGCCGTTGGAAATATCGAAGTCAAAAGAGACTTTGGTTATGGGCCCAAGTATGTAGAGGCCATGTATTTAATGCTTCAGCAACCTAGACCAGAAGATTTCATGATTTGCTCTGGACATTCAGTTTCTCTAAAAGAAATCCTTGAGTATGTCTTTGAAAAAGTTGGGATTGAAAAATCCTCATATGAGATTTCAAAAGATCTCTACCGCCCTGTGGATATTAAAGATATCTATGGAAATAATCAGAAGGCAAAAGATCAACTTGGCTGGAATTACGACCTAAATTTTTTTGAGATTCTTGATATTTTAATCCAAGAGGAAAAAGATTATTCTGCCTTCGTATGATAGATCTTTCTTTTAAGGGAATCATAAAATGGCAAAAGACCAAGTTTACCAATTAAAGCTCTGAGAGAGTTTTTGAATTTCATTTTTTTTAAATATCGATATGATTTTTTAGAGAGCAGTTCATTCTCCTTGAGGGCCCTGAAACGCTCCTCAATTCCTTTCAAACCGCTAGTGCTCGAAATTCCATTTCCAAACATTTTAACCACTCCCTGACTTGGAATATAGTGGCCCTTAAATTGATTTTTAATCATGCGACACGCAAAGTCGAAATCCATGGCAACTTTGTAATCAAGTTTAAAATTACCAATTTTTTCAAAAACACTTGATCTCACAACAAGGGAAGGATGAGGGAAAGGCATTTTCCCATCATCAAGATCATTCGGAGAAACCTTAATTTCTTCATTGTTAATCGTTACAAAGATAATGTCCGAGTACACAAAATCTACTTCTGGATGTTCTAATAAATAGTTGTTGGCCTGATTATAATAATTTTGATCAAGACAATGATCTCCACTATTTAAAAAAGCAATCGAATCTCCTTTAGAATTTTCTATACCCTTGTTAAAAGCATCTGATATGCCTTGGTCTTTTTCAGAGATTGAAAAAAAATTTTGATGACTAAGCAAGTCAATGGTCTTCTGACAAGTTCCACCATTTATAACAACTCTTTCAATATAATCACAGTCTTTGACTGACTCTAGAGTATCAACTAATTCTTCAAAATTGTTAAATGTAATAGTAACCAATGAAATCATAATATTTTATAGCACAGGTTGAAACTTTCAACAATCTTTTGAGACTCGCCAAACGGCCAAAAACATGAGAGTCTTTTTCACTGTTGTAAACTACTTGATGAGTTAAAATGCATTTTATTAGAGCTAAAGAAAATTATTCAAGATTAATTGATAGACATATAAAACCGATAATAACCAACGGAAATTTTATAGAATTTTTGCTGGCACTTTCTATTCTTAAAAGGCCAATGCAACATAATCTTTTTTTTAACGCGATCCCATTACTGTTTGGACTAGGTCATCTGTTGTTCCTTAAAAAAGTAAATAAACTTTTTTGGCCATACTTAATTATGCTTGGAATTGGAATTGCTAATGCCTTTGTTCTTGGAGAGTGTGTAAGCTTGATAAGAATTGGTCAAGTCATTTGTCTTATTTCATTTGCTCATTTTAGTTGTGAATACATTAGCAAAGATAATTTAAAAAAAATATGTGAATATATAGTCTATATCGGTGGAATTCAACTTCTCTTAGAAATAATTATTCATGGGCCAGTGGGACTACCGAAAATGTATTTTGGATTTTCGCTTCCTCGATTTGAAGGGCCAATTGGAGAATCCAACTATTCAGGACTTATTTTTGGTGTGGCCTGTATGGTACATCTTTCTTTTAAAAAGTACTATTTTGCTCTTTTTTCATTTTTGGGTGTTATCGCAAGTGTAAGTCGAACTACAACTGTTATGATTATTTTCTTTTTGGCCTTCTACTTATTACTCAAATTATCAAATGAAAATATTAGAAAGTATTGGAGTATTATAGTTGTTTGTATCCTTAGTACTACCCCAATTGTTGTTTATTTACTTTATCATCATGCTGATTATGAGGTTTTAGATTTTATAGAAAAGAAAAGCTCTGGACGTTTTTTTCTTCTAGTTCCTTATCTTAATATGGGAATTGAGAATATATTTGGTGTTGGATATTTTCGTGGAATCGAACGTTATCCTGAATATTTAGAACCGATTATTGAGTTCACTTCAAAGTTTAGAAAACCTCAAATAAATGAGCAACATAATATTTTTATGCAGGTATTCTCAGAATTTGGCCCTATTGGGTACGTACCTTTTTTAATTTTTCTTTTGCAACTCTTTTTCAGAGTTTCATATAAAAAAGAGGATCTTTGGAAAGTGGCCATCTTGATGTCTCTTTTTATTGGTTTTTCTTTTCTCAATGGACTGAATTCTTTTTCTCTTTATCTTCTTTTAGGATTTTGCTTAAAAAATAATTCAGAATACATTTTACCCAAATTTAATAATAGGTGACGTTTGAATATATTATTCGATTATCAGATTTTTCAATTTCAAAACTTTGGTGGTATTTCAAGATATATCTATGAAATCATAGCAAGATCAAAAAAAGATCCATCCCAAAACTGGAAACTTCATCTCAATCACTCATATAATGAATATCTTACAAATTACGATATTTCTTCACACTCTTCAATATTTAAAGATTTTCATTTTAGAGGGAAAGAAAGACTTCGAACATTGATAAATCAATGGGGACTTAGAAAAAAAGTAGCACAAGCCGATTTAGTACACCTTACATTTTTTGATGATTATTATCTCAATCTGTATCGAGATTTGAAAACTCCCTATTCAATAACAATTTACGATATGATCAATGAAAATTTTCCAAACTATTTTGGCCAAAATGATCCTTTGCCTGCGAAAAAGAAAAAACTTATAGAAAACGCTCATCTTGTACTTGCGATATCAGAATCAACGAAACAAGACATTTTAAAATATTGTCATATTTCAGAAGAAAAAATTCATGTGATCTATCTTGCTTATTCATTAGATAATATGCAAAAAACAAATCATTTGAATTTACCAGATGATTATTTACTCTTTATTGGAAACCGTTGGGCATATAAAAACTTTGAAAAAATGTATGAGGCCGTAAGTCCAATTTTAAAAGATCATTCACTCCATCTTCTCTGTGGGGGAGGGCCAAAATTTTCACAAGCAGAATTAAAAAAATTTGAAACAGATGGCGTACAATCTAAAATTCATCATTTACCTGTGCATGATAATGTCACTCTTGCAGAGATTTATCAAAGGGCCAGATTATTCATTTTTCCTTCACTTTATGAAGGATTTGGTATCCCTACTTTAGAAGCAATGTCACAAGGGTGTGCTGTTGCTCTTGGAGATAATTCCTCTCTTCCTGAGGTTGCCGGAAATGCTGGATTATATTTTGATGCAAATTCAACTGATTCTATCAGAGAAGTGATTAGTCAATTTTTAGAAAATGAACAAAAACAAGCAGAAATAAAACAACTTTCCCTCGAACAAGCTAAAAAGTTCTCATGGGATAAAACATATTTGGAACATGTTAAGGCCTTTGAAAAAATTGTGAAACTATAAACTCAGCAATGGCCGGTGAAGAAGTAAGACCAGGAGATTCTATTCCCAAGCACTCAATATATTTTGCAAGGGGAGATTGAATGATAAAATCTGTATAAAGCTCTCCATTTAACAATATCTTTGGTCTAATTCCACAGTAGTCTAATTCAAGTTTCTCGGTTTCAATTCCAATAAATTGTTTTTGAATAGGCCCTATAAACTCAGAAATTAAATTGCTATTCATTGAGTAATTAATTTCAGCAATTGGTTCAGTGTTTGGGCCAAAACGTAGGGTACCATCAAGATCAAAAGAAGTGTGGATCCCCAGACCTAGGAGGTTATGATGAGGTATCGGATACAGAAGAGATTCATTATAAAATTTCTGATGAGTTTTAATATAGTTTCCTTTCACAAAGAAATTTTCAATATCAAAAAGCCCTAATTTTTTTCTCAGATCAACTGCTCCGTGCCCTGCACAGTTGATGAGATACTCACACTCAAAACGATAGTCCCCACAATCAAGCTCATAAGATTCTGAATGTTGAACAATATCCAAGACAGTAATATTTTTTTGAAATATCACACCTCTATTAAAAAGAGATGTCTCAATTTTCTTGATTGCACTAGGTGCATCGATGACACTGGTAGACTCAATAAAAATACCATCTAGCAAATGAGTATAGATTCTTAACTTCTCTTGTTCAGAGTTAGATATGGAACGGAAAGGGATATTTTTCTCAAGTGCCAGTTGTTTATACTTATTTAAGTCTTCAAGCTCGTTCTGTGTTGTTGCAAAGAGATACTTCCCACAATTTTTTTTATCAATTTGAAATTCTTGACACAAATCGTTCCATAGTTCAAGGCCATGCATACAAAGGCGGTGCTTTTTGGAGTTCATTGGATAATAGATACCGGAGTGGAGTACACTACTATGACGCGCTGATGTTTCATCGCCACAAAAAGGATTTTTCTCTAAAAGAACTATTTCTTCTGGATTTACATATTTACTTAATTCTAATGCTGTTTGCAGGCCAATAATTCCACCACCGATGATGGCAACCTGTATTTTTTCCATATTAAACCTCGTTCATACTTAACACCATTATCAATTTTCAAGCTTATAAGTCCATATATATAAATTGGATTTCCTCTTTGAGTTTGATAAAATCTCTGACAGGTTTTATTGAAATTTTCGGGGGCCAAATGGAGCATATTTTTTTACAGAATGAGTCAATTTATTTACGGGTTCCAACAATGGAAGATGTTGATAAGGGATACTTAGCAGGGATTAATAATCAAGATTATGATCTGTTTACAGACCATGCCGTATTTCCCAAAGACAAAAAATCTCTAGAGAATTATATGGAGCTTCAAAGAAAGACTCAAAACTCTTTATGGCTGGGAATATTTTTAAAAAAAACACATGAGTATATTGGCAATATAGAAATTTATAAAATTAATTGGATTCACAGAAGAGGGGAGTATTCAATTCTCTTATGGTCAAATCATGGAAAAGGTTATGCGTACCAGGCCAGCCAGACCATTTTAGACCACGTCTTTAATCGAATGAACTTAAATCGAGTTGAATTGGGTGTTAGCGAGAAACATACGAATGCTATTCAGTTATATAAAAAATTAGGTTTTGTTGAAGAAGGAAGACAAAGAGAATATTTCATCAAGGATGGAGTGCCTAGCGATACGATTTTCATGAGCTTATTGAGAAGAGAGTTTAAAAAATGAGAGAAATTAAAATTGCAAATTATACAATTGGATCTCAGCATCCTCCATTTATCATCGCTGAAATGTCTGGAAATCATAACGGATCCCTCGAAAGAGCACTTGAACTTGTCGACAAAGCAGCTGAATGTGGAGCAAATGCTCTGAAACTTCAAACTTATACCGCTGATACAATAACGCTTGATTGTAATGCCAAAGATTTTGTAATTACTGAAAAAGGAAATCTTTGGGAAGGAGAGAGACTCTATAACCTCTATCAGAAAGCATATACTCCTTGGGAATGGCATCAACCAATATTTGAGCGTTGTAGAGAAAAAGGTCTTATTTACTTAAGTACTCCATTCGATGAAACGGCCGTAGATTTTTTAGAAGAACTGAATGTACCTGTATACAAAATTGCTTCTTTTGAAAACAATCATTTTCCTATGATCAAAAAGATTGCAAGAACCGGTAAACCTATGATTATTTCTACAGGAATGGCCTCATTGAGTGAACTCGCTGAAATGGTCGAGTTAATTAAAAATGAAGGAAATGATCAGATCATTTTATTAGTTTGTACAAGCTCATATCCTGCTAAAATTGAAGACGCGAATTTAAATACTATACCTCATCTTAAAAATACTTTAGATGTTCAAGTAGGTCTTTCAGATCATACTCTTGGGCCAATTGTCCCGATTGCAAGTATTGCTCTTGGTGCAACTGTCATAGAAAAACATTTTACCCTTGATAGAAATGATGGGGGAGTTGATTCAAGCTTTTCAATGGAACCAGTGGATCTCAAGAATCTAGTTGATCAGTCCTTATTGACTTGGAAGTCTCTTGGCCATGTATTTTATGGGCCAACAAAGTCTGAAGAATTCTCAGCAAAAAATAGACGTTCAATCTATATCGCCGAAGACATTTCTCAAGGTGAAGTGTTTACTGAAAAAAATATTCGTATTGTGAGACCTGGGTATGGATTACATCCAAAGTACATTCAACATTTTATTGGTAAGAAGGCGGTTAAATCCTTTAAGAAAGGAACTCCTCTAAATTGGGAACATTTGTTCTAATATGATGGCCAGTGAAGATGGTAAAAAACGAATTGCAATCGTTAGCTCTCAGGCCGGAGCGACCAATGCTTTCACAATACTCATTCCACCTCTAAGAAAAATTGGCTACATTGTAGATGTTTTTGCCACAAAACATTCGATTGATATATTTGATAAAAATAATATCAACTTTAAAAAGTTAAATATAGATAATGATCATCTCGAAAAATTTGATCTCATAATAACAAGTACAGGCGATCCTGAAGTAGAATTTCCAATTTGGAAGATGGCCAAAGAATACAATGTCAAAACTATAGGTTTTTTAGATCAATGGGCCAGTCTTTGGGAACGATTTAGTCTTAAAGAAAAATATGACAATATTCCAGATTTTGTTGCAGTTATTGATGATTACGTTCTAAACAAATGCATTGAGTATGGATGTGATTCAAACCGACTTATAAAATTGGGTCATCCAAGCTTTGATGAATGTATAAAACACTCCAAATTAGAAATCACTCCTCAAAAACGTTTCACATATATTTCAGAACCATATCGAAATGGGCATAGTGGAGCAGATTTTGATGAGTTTAATGTTTTTGAATCTCTGATTTGTCTTTTAGAAGATGAGTTTAAAGATTGGAAATGTGTAATTAAACTTCACCCTAGAGAAGAGAAAGATAAGTATGATTCGATTCTCAAAAAATACAGGGATCTAAATCAAAGAGTTTCTTACACTGAAGAGAGTAAATGGGATTCAATTCTAAATTCTTCTTGCATTATTGGCCTTGAATCAATTCTTCTTTATGAAGGGGCACTCATGCGGAGAAAAGTCATCAGTTGTACTCCTTCAAACCGCCCAGTACCTCCTTTTGTGAATACAAATTCTTATATTAAGTCATGCCAGAGTTTAGATGAAATAAAAAAATCTATAGATGAAAATATCAAAGTTGGAACAAGTTTTAATCTTCCAAATTCAGTTAATCTTTATTTAAAATTTATTAAAGAGCTTTTATGAAAGATAAAGTCAAAAATTATTTTATCAATCGTTTTCAAAATGAAAATATTATTCTTTTTTCACGTGTTAATTCATTGTTTTGGGGAATTTTAAAATCATTGCCTAAAAAAAAATATGTTGTTCTACCTTCAACTCTTTGTTTGTCTCCTTTATTTGTCATCCAACACTTAGGTTATGAACCATTATTTATTGATACTAATTTAAAAACAGGTCAAATAGATCTAGCGGATTTTAAAACTAAAATCTCGAAACATTTTTCTGAGATCTCTCTTGTTCTTTGTGCACACCTTTTGGGAATTAAATCCCCAATTGAAGAAGTTGTAAAATTTTGTTCAAACTATAAAATACCTGTAATTGAAGACAGTGCTCAGGCAATGCCCGAAGAGGGTTATAAAAGTTGTGCTGATTATTTTTTACTGAGCTTTGGGCATACAAAAATTATTGATTGTGGGCATGGGGGGATGTTAATTACTAAAGATTTGCCAACCAAACAAGAAGTCTTAAATCAGATCTCAGAAATTCGTACTGAGTTAGATGATAATCTGAGAGAGCTCTCAATTAATTATAGAAAAGAGTATTATGAATATTTCAACAATAAAGAATTTTTTAAATTGGGAGAATTTTATAAAAAATACTTTCCTCTTATTCTTGTTAATGACAGTCATGTTGATTGGAACAGAATTTATAATCAACTCCAAAATTTAGATACTTTGATAAAAAACAGAATTATAAACACTGAAATATATGATGAATCTTTTGAAAAATTACCAATTTCAGTCATTAGAAAATACGAGCAATGGCCCTTGTGGCGTTATTCATTTCTTTGTGATGAATTACATCGAGACGAACTTATCTCAGAGCTTAGATTAAAATCATTAGATGTAAGCTCTTGGTATCCAAGCTTAAATAGTTTTATTCAAAATGGTCATTTTGAAACACCCATGGCAACTGAATTTCAAAACAGAGTTGTTAATTTATGGGTTGATTATGCAGATCAAAATACGACGAGGAAAGTTGCTGATGTCGTTAGAAAATATTTCAGTTAATCTCAATGAATAAAAACAAGCGAAATTGTTTTAATTTATAGATATTTTCTAAATATTTTCATCCTATAGTTTAGTATTAATTTACTGTTCGCGTTGCAAAATTACAATGTACTTCTTCTAATGTCGAATTATCAAAGACTTAAAATCTATTTTAATTTAAAAAGTCTTTAATTTGTACACTTTGTATAGTGTTCAAAGAGATTGTTTAAAAACCTGAAATCAATTAATATGTGCGCAAAAATTGTACGGAGTAATATATGTTAAAAAAAATCTTAATTTGCTTTTTTATTTTAATTTCGAGTCAAAGTGGATACACATCGGTAATTTCTAAGATTAATGATTTCATAAAAGTGATAAACAAAAGAAATAGTTTTAGAAATGTACTTATTCCCTTAAGTGAACAAATTGAATCGGATGGACAATTACGGATTGGAGTTGCTCTATACTTAGTAAAAGATAAGTTTGATTACCCTATTCGAGGGATTAAATCTTACCGTTTGCTTGCAAATAATTCATATTTCAGTGAACCGAGAAATGCTGGAACAAACTTTCTAGCAAATTTAAGACTGTTGGTCGACCATAGTGATATTTTAGCTGAGAAATTAGGGGTTAACAAAGCGACTGCCTTAGA includes:
- a CDS encoding FAD-dependent oxidoreductase gives rise to the protein MEKIQVAIIGGGIIGLQTALELSKYVNPEEIVLLEKNPFCGDETSARHSSVLHSGIYYPMNSKKHRLCMHGLELWNDLCQEFQIDKKNCGKYLFATTQNELEDLNKYKQLALEKNIPFRSISNSEQEKLRIYTHLLDGIFIESTSVIDAPSAIKKIETSLFNRGVIFQKNITVLDIVQHSESYELDCGDYRFECEYLINCAGHGAVDLRKKLGLFDIENFFVKGNYIKTHQKFYNESLLYPIPHHNLLGLGIHTSFDLDGTLRFGPNTEPIAEINYSMNSNLISEFIGPIQKQFIGIETEKLELDYCGIRPKILLNGELYTDFIIQSPLAKYIECLGIESPGLTSSPAIAEFIVSQFFQRP
- a CDS encoding DegT/DnrJ/EryC1/StrS family aminotransferase, which produces MKDKVKNYFINRFQNENIILFSRVNSLFWGILKSLPKKKYVVLPSTLCLSPLFVIQHLGYEPLFIDTNLKTGQIDLADFKTKISKHFSEISLVLCAHLLGIKSPIEEVVKFCSNYKIPVIEDSAQAMPEEGYKSCADYFLLSFGHTKIIDCGHGGMLITKDLPTKQEVLNQISEIRTELDDNLRELSINYRKEYYEYFNNKEFFKLGEFYKKYFPLILVNDSHVDWNRIYNQLQNLDTLIKNRIINTEIYDESFEKLPISVIRKYEQWPLWRYSFLCDELHRDELISELRLKSLDVSSWYPSLNSFIQNGHFETPMATEFQNRVVNLWVDYADQNTTRKVADVVRKYFS
- a CDS encoding GNAT family N-acetyltransferase, producing MEHIFLQNESIYLRVPTMEDVDKGYLAGINNQDYDLFTDHAVFPKDKKSLENYMELQRKTQNSLWLGIFLKKTHEYIGNIEIYKINWIHRRGEYSILLWSNHGKGYAYQASQTILDHVFNRMNLNRVELGVSEKHTNAIQLYKKLGFVEEGRQREYFIKDGVPSDTIFMSLLRREFKK
- the pseI gene encoding pseudaminic acid synthase, with amino-acid sequence MREIKIANYTIGSQHPPFIIAEMSGNHNGSLERALELVDKAAECGANALKLQTYTADTITLDCNAKDFVITEKGNLWEGERLYNLYQKAYTPWEWHQPIFERCREKGLIYLSTPFDETAVDFLEELNVPVYKIASFENNHFPMIKKIARTGKPMIISTGMASLSELAEMVELIKNEGNDQIILLVCTSSYPAKIEDANLNTIPHLKNTLDVQVGLSDHTLGPIVPIASIALGATVIEKHFTLDRNDGGVDSSFSMEPVDLKNLVDQSLLTWKSLGHVFYGPTKSEEFSAKNRRSIYIAEDISQGEVFTEKNIRIVRPGYGLHPKYIQHFIGKKAVKSFKKGTPLNWEHLF